In Metopolophium dirhodum isolate CAU chromosome 7, ASM1992520v1, whole genome shotgun sequence, one genomic interval encodes:
- the LOC132948165 gene encoding LOW QUALITY PROTEIN: probable ATP-dependent RNA helicase DDX23 (The sequence of the model RefSeq protein was modified relative to this genomic sequence to represent the inferred CDS: deleted 1 base in 1 codon), which translates to MDKNKNSSASPTPVSKSEKKEPLSLEELLAKKKAEELARSKPVFLTKEQRAAEALRKRQEEGELVKKKQEEERKKRIEFLHQADGGHGSNNHRDDRDRDRDHHRDRDRDRDRERERDKEHDRRERERKRDKKEEPEDKEQYKDKEKEQEAIRERYLGLTKKKRRVRRLNDRKFVFDWDASEDTSIDYNALYKERHQVQFFGRGNVAGIDIKAQKKDQSKFYGELMEKRRTEAEKEQEKVRLKKVKRKEDKQKWDDRHWSEKELDEMTERDWRIFREDYNITIKGGRIPEPIRKWKESTIKSEIMEIIEKVGYKEPTPIQRQAIPIGFQNRDIIGVAETGSGKTLAYLIPLIEWIQSLPKMEREEDVDQGPYSIILAPTRELAQQIEEETLKFGQPLGIRTVVVVGGLSREEQGFRLRLGCEIVIATPGRLIDVLENRYLVLNQCTYIVLDEADRMIDMGFEPDVQKILEYMPVTNLKPDNEDAEDESKLLANYYTKKKYRQTVMFTATMPPAVERLARTYLRRPAVVYIGSIGKPVERTEQIVHMMSENDKRKRLVEILSRKVDPPIIIFVNQKKGADVLAKGLEKLGYNACTLHGGKGQEQREFALASLKGGVKDILVATDVVGRGIDIKDVSMVINYDMAKSIEDYTHRIGRTGRAGKTGVAISFLTKDDSPLFYDLKQVIQASPASTCPPELANHPEAQHKPGTVMMPKKRREEKIFA; encoded by the exons ATGGACAAGAATAAAAACTCGTCCGCTAGTCCGACCCCGGTATCGAAATCGGAGAAAAAGGAACCTCTCTCGCTTGAGGAACTTTTGGCCAAGAAAAAAGCAGAAGAGTTGGCCAGAAGCAAG CCTGTATTTTTGACAAAAGAACAACGAGCTGCCGAAGCCCTGCGGAAAAGACAAGAGGAAGGCGAACTGGTGAAGAAGAAGCAGGAGGAGGAACGCAAGAAACGCATAGAGTTCTTGCATCAAGCAGACGGCGGGCATGGCAGTAACAACCACAGGGACGATCG agatCGCGACAGAGACCACCATCGAGACAGAGATCGCGATCGAGATCGTGAACGCGAAAGGGATAAAGAACACGATCGTCGAGAACGAGAACGTAAGAGGGATAAAAAAGAAGAGCCCGAAGACAAGGAACAGTACAAAGACAAGGAGAAGGAACAGGAAGCCATACGAGAGCGTTATTTAGGTttaacaaagaaaaaaagacGCGTTCGTCGATTAAATGATAGGAAATTTGTTTTTGACTGGGATGCGTCTGAAGATACATCAATTGATTATAATGCTTTATACAAGGAGCGTCATCAAGTACAGTTTTTTGGTCGTGGTAATGTAGCAGGTATTGACATTAAAGCACAAAAAAAAGATCAATCCAAATTTTATGGTGAGCTTATGGAAAAACGTAGGACTGAAGCCGAGAAGGAGCAAGAAAAAGTAAGGCTGAAAAAAGTAAAACGAAAAGAAGATAAACAGAAATGGGACGACCGACACTGGTCAGAGAAAGAATTGGACGAAATGACAGAGAGAGATTGGAGAATATTTAGAGaggactataatataacaatcaaaG gGGGTAGAATACCAGAACCTATTCGTAAATGGAAGGAGTCTACAATTAAAAGCGAGATCATGGAGATCATTGAAAAAGTTGGATACAAGGAGCCTACACCTATTCAACGACAAGCTATTCCCATCGGTTTCCaa aatcgTGATATTATTGGTGTTGCTGAAACTGGTTCTGGTAAAACTTTGGCTTACCTCATACCACTTATTGAATGGATTCAGTCTTTACCTAAAATGGAACGGGAGGAAGACGTTGATCAA ggtccttattcaattatattagcACCGACCCGTGAGCTGGCTCAACAGATAGAAGAAGAAACTTTAAAATTTGGACAGCCATTGGGTATTAGAACTGTAGTAGTTGTTGGAGGTTTGTCTAGAGAAGAACAAGGATTTAGATTACGATTAGGAtgtgaa ATTGTTATTGCAACACCTGGTCGTTTGATTGATGTTCTGGAAAACAGATATTTAGTTTTGAACCAATGCACATATATCGTGTTGGATGAAGCAGACAGGATGATAGACATGGGTTTTGAACCAGACGTGCAAAAGATTTTGGAGTACATGCCGGTGACAAATTTGAAGCCAGATAACGAGGATGCTGAAGACGAGTCTAAATtattagcaaattattataca aaaaaaaaatatagacaa ACTGTGATGTTTACTGCTACCATGCCTCCGGCTGTGGAACGTTTGGCTCGAACATATTTACGTCGTCCTGCTGTCGTTTACATTGGATCCATTGGTAAACCTGTAGAACGTACCGAACAAATAGTCCACATGATGAGTGAAAATGATAAGCGTAAAAGACTTGTTGAAATTCTCAGTCGTAAAGTTGATccaccaattattatatttgtcaacCAAAAAAAAGGTGCCGATGTGTTGGCTAAGGGTCTGGAGAAACTTggg tataATGCGTGTACACTTCATGGTGGTAAAGGACAAGAACAGAGAGAATTTGCTCTGGCAAGTCTCAAAGGTGGCGTAAAAGATATTTTGGTTGCAACTGACGTGGTTGGTCGTGGTATTGATATTAAAGATGTGTCTATGGTTATCAATTATGATATGGCTAAATCTATTgaag ATTATACTCATCGTATTGGACGTACGGGTCGTGCTGGAAAGACTGGAGTggcaatttcatttttaacaaaAGATGATTCACCATTGTTTTATGATCTCAAACAAGTCATACAAGCAAGTCCAGCATCGACTTGTCCTCCAGAGTTGGCAAATCATCCAGAAGCACAACATAAACCCGGCACTGTAATGATGCCCAAAAAGAGACGAGAAGAAAAAATCTTtgcttga
- the LOC132948168 gene encoding F-actin-capping protein subunit beta: MSDIQMDCALDLMRRLPPQKIEKHLSDLIDLVPSLCEDLLSSVDQPLKIIRDKQVGKDFLLCDYNRDGDSYRSPWSNTYFPPLDDGAVPTEKLRKLEIDANMAFDQYREMYFEGGVSSVYLWDLDQGFAGVILIKKVGDGSKKVRGTWDSIHVVEVQEKNTGRNAHYKLTSTVMLWLQTNKAVSGSMSLAGSLTRQTEMDSPVSDSSPHIANIGRMVEDMENKMRNTLNEVYFGKTCDIMNGLRSVVPLNADDENKEALRQDLTAALQKRHTKSDAKDPTNSTSN; encoded by the exons ATG tCTGATATCCAAATGGACTGTGCGCTAGATCTTATGCGGCGTTTACCGcctcaaaaaattgaaaagcaCTTGAGTGATCTCATCGACCTAGTTCCGAGTTTGTGCGAAGATTTATTGTCTTCTGTCGATCAACCGCTAAAAATCATACGAGACAAGCAAGTTGGCAAAGATTTTTTACTTTGTGATTATAACAGAGATGGGGATTCATACAG ATCACCTTGGAGTAATACGTATTTTCCACCGCTGGATGATGGTGCTGTCCCAACTGAAAAGTTGCGCAAGCTTGAAATAGACGCCAATATGGCTTTTGATCAATATAGAGAAATGTATTTTGAAGGTGGTGTGTCTTCTGTCTACCTGTGGGATTTAGACCAGGGTTTTGCCG GtgttatattgattaaaaaagtAGGAGATGGATCTAAGAAAGTACGTGGTACTTGGGATTCTATACATGTAGTGGAAGTCCAGGAAAAAAATACTGGTCGTAATGCACATTATAAACTCACATCAACAGTTATGCTGTGGTTGCAGACTAATAAAGCTGTGTCGGGTAGTATGAGCCTGGCAGGCAGTTTAACCAGGCAAACAGAAATGGACAGTCCGGTGTCAGATTCTTCACCACATATAGCTAATATTGGACGTATGGTTGAGGACATGGAGAATAAAATGCGTAATACTCTGAACGAAGTATACTTTGGAAAAACATGTGACATAATGAATGGCTTACGAAGTGTAGTGCCATTGAATGCCGACGATGAAAATAAAGAAGCGTTGAGACAAGATTTAACTGCTGCCTTACAGAAACGGCATACTAAGTCTGATGCAAAAGATCCCACTAATTCAactagtaattag
- the LOC132948170 gene encoding uncharacterized protein LOC132948170, translated as MLSFCRLSENGKMELKVDHSYYYQVQGQMRISKRNFCYFVVYSASWIEIQIITFDDAFWQDKMIEKLKIFYTECLLPEIVNPQYGKRLLIDDILDPQHILENIKAKQQKQHKQNYINEKKN; from the exons atg ttaTCATTCTGTCGTCTCAGTGAAAACGGTAAAATGGAATTAAAAGTGGATCATAGTTACTATTATCAAGTTCAGGGACAAATGCGAATTTCAAAAcgaaatttttgttatttcgtCGTTTATTCGGCAAGTTGGatagaaatacaaataattactttCGATGATGCTTTCTGGCAAGACAAAATgattgaaaagttaaaaat attttatACAGAATGCTTACTTCCAGAAATAGTCAATCCCCAGTACGGAAAGAGGCTGTTGATAGACGACATTTTAGATCCTCagcatattttggaaaatataaaagCAAAACAGCAAAAACAGCATAAGCAAAATtacatcaatgaaaaaaaaaattga